One window of the Carnobacterium maltaromaticum DSM 20342 genome contains the following:
- a CDS encoding universal stress protein, whose product MLQQYKRILVAVDGSDESEAAFRKAVHVANRNQSSLFLLHVIDTMSFQSVSGYEGLITENVTDQVKETLEEYKKYAELQGVEEFQYLIEYGSPKILIAKDVPKEYQVDLIMLGATGLNAVERLFVGSVSRYVIQNASCDVLVVRTDLENQPIQF is encoded by the coding sequence ATGTTACAACAATATAAACGAATTTTAGTCGCTGTAGATGGATCTGATGAATCGGAAGCAGCTTTTAGAAAAGCTGTCCATGTTGCAAATCGGAACCAGTCAAGTCTATTTTTACTACATGTAATTGATACAATGTCCTTTCAAAGTGTCTCAGGGTATGAAGGTTTAATTACTGAAAATGTCACAGATCAAGTTAAAGAAACGCTAGAAGAATACAAAAAATATGCTGAATTACAAGGGGTTGAAGAGTTTCAGTATTTAATTGAGTATGGTTCCCCTAAAATTTTGATTGCGAAAGATGTTCCAAAAGAATATCAAGTTGATTTGATTATGCTAGGTGCGACTGGTTTAAATGCTGTTGAACGCTTATTTGTGGGATCTGTTTCACGCTATGTTATTCAAAATGCAAGTTGTGATGTATTAGTTGTTCGGACAGATTTAGAAAATCAACCGATTCAATTTTAA